In Sphingobacteriaceae bacterium, the following proteins share a genomic window:
- a CDS encoding sensor histidine kinase has product MDGFLFRKLSLSKQYIFSLLFIFVIAGCCYLLSDFVGYRVVALILMLSVSIIAMFFDMKPVLLVAVLSALTWNFFFIPPKFTLAIRGTEDNLMFLMYFVIAMVNAVLTSKIRQMETEVRNKEEKENTLKLYNTVLNSLSHELRTPISTIIGATDNLQTMSKKLTESDKYELVSEISKASMQLNRQVGNLLNMSRLESGFIKPKTDWFDIKELIYDVLNQMEDTVKDKPVHVAVDENTPLFKLDYGLLSQVIHNLVHNAVTYIPTHAVITIRAFCKDKKLVLVVEDTGNGFPETEKEKVFEKFYKLKHSGTGGTGLGLSIVKGFVTAMDGKITLQNKTDGGAIFTIEIPSELSFVTPA; this is encoded by the coding sequence ATGGACGGATTTCTCTTTCGCAAACTAAGTTTAAGCAAACAATACATTTTCAGCTTGCTGTTTATTTTTGTTATTGCCGGTTGCTGTTATCTTTTATCAGACTTTGTAGGTTACCGGGTTGTTGCTTTGATCTTGATGCTGAGCGTTTCTATCATCGCTATGTTTTTTGATATGAAGCCCGTCTTGCTGGTAGCGGTATTGAGCGCTCTTACCTGGAATTTCTTTTTTATACCACCCAAATTTACACTTGCAATTCGTGGCACAGAAGACAATTTAATGTTTCTGATGTATTTTGTTATTGCCATGGTAAACGCTGTTTTAACCTCTAAGATCAGGCAAATGGAAACAGAAGTGCGAAATAAAGAAGAAAAAGAAAATACCTTAAAACTTTATAACACTGTACTCAATTCACTTTCACACGAGCTGCGCACTCCTATCTCTACAATTATTGGCGCTACAGACAATCTTCAGACGATGTCCAAAAAATTAACGGAATCTGATAAATATGAGCTGGTCTCCGAAATTTCAAAGGCTTCCATGCAACTCAATCGTCAGGTAGGAAATTTGTTAAACATGTCCCGGCTGGAGTCTGGTTTTATCAAACCTAAAACCGATTGGTTCGATATAAAGGAATTAATCTACGATGTACTGAATCAAATGGAGGATACTGTCAAAGATAAACCTGTACACGTTGCTGTGGATGAGAATACCCCGCTTTTTAAACTTGATTACGGTTTGCTTTCACAAGTAATTCACAACCTGGTTCACAATGCTGTTACCTACATTCCGACACACGCTGTCATCACAATCCGCGCATTTTGCAAAGACAAAAAACTTGTGTTGGTAGTAGAAGATACCGGAAATGGTTTCCCCGAAACTGAAAAAGAAAAAGTCTTCGAAAAATTTTACAAGCTTAAACATTCCGGTACTGGCGGAACCGGCCTGGGACTCTCAATAGTAAAAGGGTTTGTTACAGCGATGGATGGGAAGATAACACTGCAGAATAAGACCGATGGTGGTGCAATTTTCACAATAGAAATTCCTTCAGAACTTTCATTTGTAACGCCTGCGTGA
- a CDS encoding DNA-binding response regulator → MNNAEILIIDDEAQIQKLLKITLQTNDFKVTGALTAQEGLRAAKNINPDLILLDLGLPDKSGHDVLKELREWYTKPIIILSVQSAEEDIVKALDNGANDYLVKPFRTGELLARLRALLRFSLTPPLFKPLALDELDVDPQLRLVKKKGEIIKLTATEYDLLTTLIRNEGRVLTHQYLLREVWGPGYIEQSQYLRVFVNQLRKKIEAEPNQPKYIITESGVGYRFISKENHS, encoded by the coding sequence ATGAACAACGCAGAAATATTGATTATTGACGATGAAGCGCAGATTCAAAAGCTGCTGAAGATCACTCTGCAAACCAATGATTTTAAAGTCACCGGAGCTCTAACGGCACAGGAGGGATTAAGAGCAGCAAAAAATATAAATCCTGATCTCATCCTGTTAGATCTTGGCTTACCCGATAAAAGCGGTCACGACGTTTTGAAAGAACTCAGGGAATGGTACACCAAACCCATTATTATTCTTTCTGTGCAAAGTGCAGAAGAAGACATTGTGAAAGCTTTGGACAATGGCGCAAATGATTACCTGGTAAAACCTTTTCGTACGGGCGAGTTACTGGCAAGACTTCGGGCTCTGTTACGTTTTTCACTCACTCCTCCTCTTTTTAAACCGCTTGCTTTAGATGAGTTGGATGTAGATCCTCAACTTCGCCTGGTAAAAAAGAAGGGTGAAATTATTAAGCTCACAGCTACAGAATACGATCTGCTAACCACCTTGATCAGGAACGAAGGACGCGTGTTGACACATCAGTATCTATTGAGAGAAGTGTGGGGGCCCGGCTACATCGAACAATCTCAGTACCTCCGGGTGTTCGTAAATCAATTGCGCAAAAAAATCGAGGCAGAACCAAACCAGCCGAAATACATAATTACAGAATCTGGGGTCGGATACCGTTTCATTTCCAAAGAAAATCATTCCTGA
- a CDS encoding endonuclease has protein sequence MVYVYAIKSLHRNYIYVGQTENVLLRFHQHNNREEKSTKPYSPFLLIFSMQCDDRIEARKWEKFYKTGEGKSRLRVILAELCQKTRPPADAQG, from the coding sequence ATGGTATATGTATACGCTATAAAAAGCCTTCACCGCAACTACATTTATGTTGGTCAAACGGAAAATGTCCTCCTTCGGTTTCATCAACATAATAATAGAGAAGAAAAAAGTACAAAACCATATTCACCATTCCTTTTAATTTTTTCAATGCAATGTGATGATAGAATCGAAGCTCGCAAATGGGAAAAGTTTTATAAAACAGGAGAAGGAAAGAGTAGGTTAAGGGTGATTTTGGCCGAACTGTGTCAAAAGACGCGCCCGCCTGCCGACGCGCAAGGCTGA
- a CDS encoding cell filamentation protein Fic has protein sequence MYLYQQLDWPHFTWDNDSLLVLLSSVRHKQGRLKGYMDALGFALRKEATLQTLTQDVLKSSEIEGEMLNLDQVRSSLARKLGMDIAGLVPAERHVDGVVEMMLDATRNAQKKLDTERLFGWHSALFPSGRSGMHKIVVGNWRDNEKGPMQVISGAMGKEKVHFEAPDSSQLKKEMRLFFNWFNSEKKLDPVIKSAIAHLWFLTVHPFDDGNGRIARAIADMQLARADGDEQRFYSMSAQIRLDRTAYYAMLEKTQKGTLDITAWLLWYLNCLDRALNATDGSLKKVMGKTQFWDKHQKTGINERQRLMINKLFEGFNGNLTSTKWAKIAKCSTDTALRDVNDLIKKKILKKEEGGGRSTSYILKP, from the coding sequence ATCAGCAACTTGACTGGCCTCATTTTACTTGGGACAATGATAGTCTTTTGGTGCTCTTGTCTTCTGTAAGGCATAAGCAGGGCAGGTTAAAAGGCTATATGGACGCGCTTGGTTTTGCACTAAGAAAGGAAGCAACGTTACAAACGCTTACACAAGATGTACTTAAGTCGAGCGAGATAGAGGGTGAAATGCTGAATTTAGATCAGGTGCGTTCTTCTTTAGCGCGTAAACTAGGGATGGATATCGCCGGCCTGGTGCCCGCCGAGCGTCATGTAGATGGTGTAGTAGAAATGATGTTGGATGCTACGCGAAACGCCCAAAAAAAATTAGATACTGAGCGCCTTTTCGGATGGCATTCGGCATTGTTTCCTTCGGGAAGAAGTGGTATGCATAAGATCGTGGTGGGCAATTGGCGCGATAACGAGAAGGGTCCAATGCAGGTGATATCGGGCGCGATGGGAAAAGAAAAAGTGCATTTTGAAGCTCCTGATTCTTCTCAATTAAAAAAAGAGATGCGTTTGTTTTTTAACTGGTTTAATTCAGAGAAGAAACTCGACCCTGTTATAAAATCTGCTATCGCCCATTTATGGTTTCTAACCGTGCATCCTTTTGATGATGGAAATGGTCGCATAGCAAGGGCTATAGCGGACATGCAACTGGCTCGTGCCGATGGAGATGAGCAAAGGTTTTACAGCATGTCTGCACAAATACGTCTTGATCGCACCGCCTATTATGCCATGCTTGAAAAAACACAAAAGGGTACACTTGATATAACCGCCTGGTTGCTTTGGTATTTAAATTGCCTTGATCGTGCTTTAAATGCTACCGATGGGAGTTTGAAAAAGGTGATGGGTAAAACACAGTTCTGGGACAAGCATCAGAAAACAGGCATAAATGAACGTCAGCGTTTGATGATAAATAAATTATTTGAGGGATTTAATGGCAACTTAACGTCTACCAAATGGGCTAAAATAGCCAAGTGCTCTACAGATACAGCTTTGCGCGATGTAAATGATCTCATAAAAAAGAAGATCCTCAAAAAAGAAGAAGGGGGTGGACGCAGTACGAGTTATATATTAAAGCCGTAA
- a CDS encoding DNA helicase UvrD gives MDKVVPQLTKTDLSALNDKQREAVISEDKRLLVLAGAGSGKTKTLLQKLIYLIEEKGVSPSNILAITFTKNATNEMVDRLIISADESKEFEAILFDKYKSKVEKDTARYAYVKKYKWVDSLTVKTFHGLCYNILRNYGVNEFDNKFRIIGDEKKDDGDELAKYAAPETVFEVFHKIVIELCEDTQYLLHLKKYILDYIIDRIHIERNQKISIPKDGKYYTTLNGDKVRSKSEQSIADWLYRHSIKYEYEPLLNVKDFDFRPDFYIPDANLYIEHISDKSHPIKAKEDQFEKGKLLLVKTYESMTNDSALFNHTLDKIVKSRLPLDYHKTITLSFKEEFNKYHEDVKDFVVQVMRITDMIKVENTDINSILEKSQTDQHERIRAFYRVAIPIIEKYIQYCVNKSYLDFNDLISTAISLFKNQPDIVHQFQKKYQYILVDEFQDVNNLQVELIKLLLTPNTQLFCVGDDWQSIYGFRGSNVSYIVEFEKHFQNSKTIKLNLNYRSTQNIVGASNEVIKHNKFKVEKEVSASKMSEHKIVVFAGSQEEENINFCVTKIRELLEDGIKNDDILFLYRRSKMFSPYFFRFKTEGLKVQGKTIHASKGLEAKVVFILGLTEGNGGFPDIWLEDRIFQVIKKADHDLLLEEERRLFYVAITRAKDKLFLITEKGNESSFLKEIPDNFTVKTSLPIKSVIEKIEVCGSCSSQLEKLFAFCPYCGSKT, from the coding sequence ATGGACAAAGTAGTTCCCCAATTGACGAAAACAGATCTGAGTGCGCTTAACGATAAGCAAAGAGAGGCTGTTATTAGTGAGGATAAAAGACTTTTAGTTTTAGCTGGCGCAGGATCTGGGAAAACCAAAACCTTGCTTCAAAAACTAATCTATTTAATTGAGGAGAAAGGTGTAAGCCCTTCGAATATCCTAGCGATTACTTTTACCAAAAATGCCACCAATGAAATGGTGGATCGCTTAATTATTTCCGCAGATGAATCGAAAGAATTTGAGGCCATACTTTTTGATAAATATAAAAGCAAAGTAGAAAAAGATACTGCAAGGTACGCATACGTCAAAAAGTATAAGTGGGTTGATAGCCTCACGGTAAAAACATTTCACGGGCTTTGTTACAACATTTTGCGAAATTATGGTGTTAATGAATTTGACAATAAATTCAGAATAATCGGAGACGAAAAAAAGGACGATGGAGATGAGTTGGCCAAGTATGCCGCCCCTGAAACGGTTTTTGAAGTTTTTCATAAAATAGTAATAGAACTTTGCGAAGATACCCAGTACCTGTTACACCTTAAAAAGTATATTCTTGACTATATCATTGATAGAATTCATATTGAAAGAAATCAAAAGATTTCGATTCCTAAAGATGGAAAGTATTACACCACTTTAAATGGTGATAAAGTGCGCTCTAAATCTGAACAATCAATTGCTGATTGGCTATACAGGCATAGCATAAAATATGAATATGAGCCTTTGTTAAATGTAAAAGACTTTGATTTCAGGCCGGATTTTTATATTCCAGATGCAAACTTGTATATAGAGCATATCAGCGATAAGAGTCACCCAATAAAAGCAAAAGAAGATCAGTTCGAAAAAGGCAAATTACTTTTAGTTAAAACATATGAAAGTATGACGAATGATTCGGCCTTATTCAACCATACATTAGACAAAATTGTAAAAAGCCGCTTACCACTTGATTACCATAAAACAATAACTCTATCATTTAAAGAAGAATTTAATAAATACCATGAAGATGTTAAGGATTTTGTAGTCCAAGTAATGCGGATTACTGATATGATAAAGGTTGAAAATACTGATATTAACTCAATCTTAGAAAAATCACAAACCGATCAACATGAGCGAATTCGCGCATTTTATAGAGTTGCTATTCCCATAATTGAAAAATATATTCAATATTGTGTAAACAAATCTTATCTTGATTTTAATGATCTAATCTCGACCGCGATTTCTCTATTTAAAAACCAACCTGATATTGTTCATCAATTTCAAAAGAAATATCAATATATTTTGGTTGATGAGTTTCAGGATGTAAATAACCTACAAGTAGAGCTTATAAAGCTACTTCTAACCCCTAATACTCAATTGTTTTGCGTAGGCGATGATTGGCAAAGTATTTATGGTTTTAGAGGCTCAAATGTGAGCTACATTGTTGAATTTGAAAAGCATTTTCAAAATTCAAAAACTATTAAATTAAACCTCAATTATCGCAGTACTCAAAACATTGTTGGTGCCAGCAATGAGGTTATAAAGCATAATAAGTTTAAAGTTGAAAAAGAGGTTTCGGCCTCCAAGATGTCAGAACATAAAATTGTGGTTTTTGCAGGAAGCCAGGAGGAGGAAAATATTAACTTTTGCGTTACTAAGATTAGGGAGTTATTAGAAGATGGTATAAAAAATGACGATATACTTTTTTTATACAGAAGAAGTAAGATGTTTTCTCCATATTTTTTTCGCTTTAAAACAGAAGGTTTAAAAGTTCAAGGGAAGACAATCCACGCGTCAAAAGGGCTTGAAGCAAAGGTTGTATTCATCCTGGGTCTTACAGAAGGAAACGGCGGATTTCCTGATATATGGCTCGAAGATCGAATTTTTCAGGTAATCAAAAAGGCAGATCACGACCTTCTTCTGGAAGAAGAACGTAGACTTTTTTATGTAGCTATAACAAGAGCGAAAGACAAGCTATTTCTAATCACTGAGAAAGGTAATGAGTCGAGTTTTTTAAAAGAAATACCTGATAATTTTACTGTAAAGACTAGTCTGCCTATTAAGTCTGTAATTGAAAAAATTGAAGTATGTGGTAGTTGTTCCAGTCAGCTTGAAAAGCTCTTCGCTTTTTGCCCCTACTGTGGGAGTAAAACATAG
- a CDS encoding addiction module toxin RelE, translating to MRIIAKKTLVLFWKKHEDCEQQLKSWYEETANANWVSTKDIKINYPSASFLSDNRVVFNIKGNSYRLIVRINYKYKMVWIRFIGTHAQYDKIDAESI from the coding sequence GTGAGAATTATTGCTAAAAAAACATTAGTACTATTTTGGAAGAAACATGAAGATTGTGAACAACAATTAAAATCATGGTATGAGGAAACTGCAAATGCAAATTGGGTATCAACGAAAGACATTAAAATCAATTACCCTAGTGCAAGTTTTTTGAGTGATAATCGCGTAGTATTTAATATCAAAGGCAATTCGTACAGACTTATCGTAAGAATAAATTATAAATATAAAATGGTTTGGATCAGGTTTATTGGGACTCACGCCCAATACGACAAAATAGATGCCGAATCCATTTAA
- a CDS encoding transposase: MHIEHKVGDKMYVDYAGATLPFVDTDTGEIKNAQVFVAILGWSQYAYVEAMQSQNVEDFISACENALHYFKGVPLAIVPDNLKSAVIKASRYEPLVNENFTAFADHYGIAILPARSRKPQYKAHVENMVKLSYQKIYTNLSEKKIFPLSELNEQIRTHLEALNDAKLTGKECSRTDQWKMELPSLHPLVDSLYEMRKIKQVTVMKNGHVYLSEDQHYYSVPYELIGKKLKMQYSRSEVGLYRQYELVASHKRLRSPHNYSTDPAHMPAQHRYVTEWSPTFFLSKAKEIDPVVEYFVSKVLERKQHPEQAYKSCMGILSFAKRVGNQRLIKACKRAHEIGYYNYKIIEDILKNNLDRQEEDLREENMPTHENIRGPHYYQ; the protein is encoded by the coding sequence ATGCACATAGAGCATAAGGTTGGCGATAAAATGTATGTAGATTATGCGGGAGCTACGCTTCCTTTTGTAGATACAGATACTGGTGAAATAAAAAACGCACAAGTCTTTGTGGCCATATTAGGATGGAGCCAGTACGCATACGTAGAGGCCATGCAGAGTCAAAACGTGGAAGATTTTATTAGTGCTTGTGAGAATGCTCTTCACTATTTTAAAGGTGTACCGCTAGCTATTGTTCCTGATAATCTAAAGTCGGCTGTAATAAAAGCAAGCCGGTATGAACCGTTAGTAAACGAAAATTTTACGGCCTTCGCTGACCATTACGGTATTGCAATTCTTCCGGCACGCTCCCGCAAACCACAATACAAGGCTCACGTAGAGAACATGGTGAAGCTCTCTTATCAAAAGATCTACACCAACCTGTCCGAGAAGAAGATCTTTCCTCTAAGCGAGCTTAATGAGCAAATCAGAACACATCTTGAAGCGCTTAACGATGCTAAACTCACCGGTAAAGAATGTTCAAGAACGGATCAATGGAAAATGGAACTGCCCTCGCTTCATCCACTTGTAGACTCACTTTATGAAATGCGAAAGATAAAACAAGTCACTGTTATGAAAAACGGACACGTTTATTTGAGTGAAGATCAGCATTACTACAGTGTTCCCTATGAACTTATTGGTAAGAAACTTAAGATGCAGTACTCCCGCTCTGAGGTTGGACTTTACCGTCAGTACGAGCTTGTAGCAAGTCACAAGCGCTTGCGCAGTCCCCATAACTACTCTACAGACCCTGCGCACATGCCAGCGCAGCATCGCTATGTAACTGAGTGGAGCCCTACATTTTTTCTTAGTAAAGCAAAAGAGATTGATCCAGTTGTAGAATATTTTGTAAGTAAAGTTCTGGAACGAAAACAACATCCCGAACAAGCTTATAAATCCTGCATGGGAATTTTATCTTTTGCTAAACGTGTTGGCAATCAACGATTAATTAAAGCCTGCAAGCGTGCTCATGAGATTGGTTATTACAATTACAAGATCATCGAAGACATCCTAAAGAACAACCTTGACAGACAAGAAGAAGATCTGCGGGAAGAAAATATGCCTACACATGAGAATATACGTGGGCCTCATTACTATCAATAA
- a CDS encoding transcriptional regulator has translation MNIKPIKTEKDYQKALTRLEEIFDARPGTSEGDELDILALLIERYEDEHYPIEAPDPIEAIKFRMEQMGYKQKDLEKIIGYKGHVSEILNKKRKLTLEMIRNLHEKLNIPLNALIQAY, from the coding sequence ATGAACATAAAACCTATAAAAACTGAAAAAGATTATCAAAAAGCTTTAACCCGGCTTGAAGAGATTTTTGATGCTCGTCCTGGAACTTCGGAAGGAGATGAACTGGATATTCTTGCACTTTTAATAGAGCGTTACGAAGATGAACATTATCCGATCGAAGCGCCAGACCCTATAGAAGCTATTAAATTCAGAATGGAACAAATGGGTTACAAACAAAAAGATCTGGAAAAGATAATAGGCTATAAAGGCCACGTGAGTGAAATTTTAAATAAGAAGCGTAAGCTGACTTTAGAGATGATTCGTAATCTTCATGAAAAATTAAATATTCCATTAAATGCGTTGATTCAGGCATATTGA